The window GCGGCCGCTTCTCTTTACTGGTTGCCGCACTGGCCACCGTGCTCACCGGCGTCATAGGTCTGGTGATCGGCGTCCTCAGCGCCCGCCGCAAAGGCTGGGTTGACGAGCTGTTCACGCGTACCAATGACGTCCTGCTGGCCTTGCCCGAAATGGTGGTGGCGTTGTTCATTGTCGCTGCCATGGGAACCGGCTTCACATCACTGCTGGTGGCGTTGACCGTGACAGGGTGGACGCCGTTTGCGCGGCTGGCCCGGACCCTGGCCTATGACATCTCGGCACGCGGATTCGTGGAAGCAGCGCGGGTGGTGGGTTGTTCGCCGTCGTTCATTGTTTTCCGCCACATCCTGCCGCATCTGGCCGCGCCAATGCTGGGGCAGGCAACGCTACGCTTCGGCCAGCTCCTGATCAGCGTAGGCGCCCTGTCCTACCTCGGGCTCGGCGTCCAACCACCGCAATCGGACTGGGGTTCCATGCTGGCGGCGGCGCAACCCTACGCGGAAAGGGCGCCGTGGGGGATCATCGCTCCCGGACTCGCTGTCTTCCTGGTTGCCCTCTGCGTGACGTTGATCGGTCAACGGGCATCGCGCCGGGCCTCGGATCCGGTGGACGTCCTGGTAGTGGAGGGCCAGCATGCCTGAGCTGGTGGTTGAAGATCTGACAGTCCACAGCGCGGAGACGGGACGCCCGATCCTCGATGGCGTCAGCCTCACCGTGAAACCCGGCGAGTTCGTGGCGCTTGTGGGAGGCTCCGGTTCGGGGAAAACCATGACCGCGCGATCCGTCCTGCAGCTACTTCCTCAGCCCTTGAAGATTAAGTCCGGGTCCATCCGGCTCGGCTCCCTGGATGTCGCCGGGGCATCGGAATCAGAGCTGAACCGTATCCGGGGTGGCCGGCTGGGAATGCTGTTTCAGCAGCCAAAAAAGATGTTCAACCCCAACAAAAGCATCGGAGCCCATCTTCGGGAACCCCTCAAGCTCCATGCCGGCCTGCGCGGCCACGCGGCAAAGGCGAAGGTGCTCGAATTGCTGGCCGAGGTGGGCTTCGAGGATCCACAAAGAGGCGCGAGCTCGTACCCGCATCAGCTTTCCGGCGGCATGGCGCAACGGGCCATGACTGCCATGGCCTTGGCCGGCCAGCCCGAATTCCTTCTTGCGGACGAGGCGACGTCCGCCCTGGACAAAGTTCTGGAGCAACAAATCCTGGAGCTGTTGGACCAGCAACGGATCCAGCGGGGCCTGGGGATCCTCTACATCACCCATAACCTTGCCTCTGTTGCTGCCTTTGCGGACAGGGTCCTGGTCATGGATGGCGGCGTAATCGTTGAATCCGGCCCTACCGAGACGGTCTTGGGCCGTCCCAAGACCGAGTACACCCGCAGACTCCTTGAAGCGTCCAACCTTGCTCCCACAGGAGTTTCGGCGGCCCCCGCCCACCAGCACAATGCCCTGACACTCACGAATGTGGTCAAGCAGTTCGGGTCCGGGAGGCGCCGTGGGCGTCCTGCCCTGGACTCGATCTCCCTTGACG is drawn from Arthrobacter sp. 31Y and contains these coding sequences:
- a CDS encoding ATP-binding cassette domain-containing protein, producing the protein MPELVVEDLTVHSAETGRPILDGVSLTVKPGEFVALVGGSGSGKTMTARSVLQLLPQPLKIKSGSIRLGSLDVAGASESELNRIRGGRLGMLFQQPKKMFNPNKSIGAHLREPLKLHAGLRGHAAKAKVLELLAEVGFEDPQRGASSYPHQLSGGMAQRAMTAMALAGQPEFLLADEATSALDKVLEQQILELLDQQRIQRGLGILYITHNLASVAAFADRVLVMDGGVIVESGPTETVLGRPKTEYTRRLLEASNLAPTGVSAAPAHQHNALTLTNVVKQFGSGRRRGRPALDSISLDVKQGEILGVLGQSGSGKSTLARAIVGLEGISSGTISRTVPGGDASPTAVQLVFQEPHDSFDPRMTLRASLEAPLGSRKDLAAGERSRRVTAAMEEVELDPALLDRRPGQCSGGQLQRVTIARALLLEPEVLICDEATSALDALTQRTILELLQRLHRDRALTLMIITHDMDVVRHMCQRVAVLYQGSLVELADTDRFFADPQHQHSQALVSAAIPCRGLHLKKIRSAL
- a CDS encoding ABC transporter permease, whose translation is MAPLRNRSAIDAAAVVVLVLIVSAVAAAPWLAPFPPDDQNLAERLAPPSATHWLGTDHLGRDTLSRLLDGGRFSLLVAALATVLTGVIGLVIGVLSARRKGWVDELFTRTNDVLLALPEMVVALFIVAAMGTGFTSLLVALTVTGWTPFARLARTLAYDISARGFVEAARVVGCSPSFIVFRHILPHLAAPMLGQATLRFGQLLISVGALSYLGLGVQPPQSDWGSMLAAAQPYAERAPWGIIAPGLAVFLVALCVTLIGQRASRRASDPVDVLVVEGQHA